gtagtagtagtagtagtagtagtagtagcagtagtagcagtagtagcagtagtagcagtagtagcagtagtagcagtagtagcagtagtagcagtagtagtagtagtagtagtagtagtagtagtagtagtagtagtagtagtagtagtagtagtagtagtagtagtagtagtagtagtagtagtagtagtagtagtattagcaTCAATGTATCATTGTTGGAAGTTGTAGAAGAGGAATGTTACTCTTTACGATCGGTCCAGTGATGTTTGTGGTTACTTGCCGTAGGGTCAGCTAACTACGCAGTCAAAGTCGGCGTTTGTGCGTGcacatgtgtttgtttttttgtcgaTATTGctcttgttttgcttttgattgtttttgtttgttgttgtgtgcTTTTTTTCTGTAGGTTCAAAACATGCATTATGAtttgattgttttatatatGCGTCATTGTGAATAACTGTAATATGTGATTGTAATTATTACGTATGTAGGTAAATCATAATAAAGCATATTACGAACCTACGTATAATACATGTTTTGAACACACGTGCGCTCGTACACACACATAATCATTTAACTGCATGCTAATAAAATCCGAGATTTAAATCGTTTTATCCAGTGAAGtaaattttcttaaatagtGATATTTCTTATTAAATTTTTAGGTTACTTTGGGTGAGgttttttactttaattttgaaGTCATAACAGCTTTCGCCTCATCTCATCCTGTATCTCGCCGTTTGATCAAAACTACTGTCTACTGTGGTGTAATGTGGTGTCCTGTggtaaactgtactgtactgtactgtacatgtattgtGGGGTACACATGGAACTAAAGTGCGTATGTACTCAAGGTTCGTGTGTACTAAAGTTTTGTGTACTCACTCAAGGCGTTTGTACCGAAGCATGCAGGGGGCCATCAGGCCACCGGGTGCTGGGGGACGCCCTGTGTACCGAAGCATGGAGGGGGCCACCAGGCCACCGGGTGCTGGGGTACCGTACGCCCTGTGCACCGAAGCATGCAGGGGGCAACCAGGGTGCTGAGGTACACCCGGCGTACTGAAGCATGCAGGGGCAACCAGTCCGCAGGGTGCTGAGGTACACTCTGTGCAATGTGTACTCTACTGTGTACTGTGTACACTAGttctacacatgatcttagccagaGGACCGAGAAGCGATTGCTTTggatttttaagaaaagtcaaacaggaaagaacctgggcaccaAACAAAATATCGACTGATCcgttctcaaccccagtccccttgcgtCAAGACTGtcactgtgtgatcatcgtcacgGGTGTATCTCGATTCCACCTATAAGGGGAACATGGTAATACTTTTATGAAGAGTCAACAGGAAAAGAACCTGCATGGGCACCAATTACCAAAgaaccgactgatccgctctcaaccccagtccccttgggTCAAGACTGtcactgtgtgatcatcgtcacgGGTGTATCTCGATTCCACCTATAAGGGGAACATGGTAATACTTTTATGAAGAGTCAACAGGAAAAGAACCTGCATGGGCACCAATTACCAAAGAACCGACTGATCCGtcccaaccccagtccccttgttTCAAGACTGTGACTATGTGATCATCATCAGGCCTGTGTGTATCACGAATGAGAACAGAAGGAGAACACGATGCTTCACATGATTCTTGCTAAGAACAGTCACCCAGTACTTTAATCCAGTCTTTATTGTCACGTAACAagttacagtatattgtaccacAAAAATAGCTTATTATAAGTAAAATCTAATTCCTCAAGATGGTTGTTTCAACTATTTGAGATGGTTTATAATTACATTTACGATGTTAGAAttgttaaataaaatacatttagaAATAACATATTATTCGGTATAAGATATGTTTAGCTCATTAAAAAACGATTGGTGTTCGTGATTGGTTCTtttctaagtttttttttttataataaacaGCTTAGAGTATACATTTGCTTAAAACAGTGGCTACTCGAACCCTGTTGACAGGCTCGCATATTCATTCTGATTAAATGGGCTGTAAATCGACTTCGAGAACTGACAGTTTGTTCATTATAATTACGACAATATATACTCAGAGGCAGGGgaggcgatttgtttcaaatatggggggggggggggaatttgctttggtgcaggcgcgtagcaactttcatcccccaaattgtttgcgcgcttcgtgatattttgtgtttatatatttatatataaattatgtaatatacatacatatacatacatacatatattttcaattcttcatatatatatatatatttttatatatatatatatatatatatttatactcatGAGTAgaggaagtatgatgaagaatgttggtcacggaattttcgaaaattcagacacagttaatttattggtgtacaaatattaaaacctcttataacggcaactataaaacttcgatatcataaaaaaatatatatatgcccgaggggcggtctcccccttcgcccccgcccttggatacgcgcctgcgGACTGCgattagaaatcttgtaggaaacaggccaaatggaaacccagtgaaaccatatcgatgtggatcatatatgattgtacgtacttaaactcatacacaagagatgtacagacattatgataataatcatgagtgaaaacatgctatacggtcacatgTCACTGAAACGACCAAGAAGAGTCATTTGTCtgatgcagcatgtgttggataaaattttagccaccgccaaatatgatttggttAAATAAtttcacgcattattttctatttatagccacacaaaaaactatgccaccaaatattgggggaatattagatactatatccctcacctaaaatattgggggacatgtcctcccccgccccccccccccaatgatcgCGCCGCCCATGTTCAGAGGCGTATAGAGATTATTTCAGATTGTGAGCACTGTATAGTATTATATGAATGGGAGTGCGTGAAAGGGGTATAGCATTTTCAGACAGTGCTTGTCTTTCATAGCTATTTTGAAGCacacaaataattgcagaaaaTGGGATTACTCTGGCGTTTCATACGTGCCCCGGCTAAATATACTGCAAGCTTTTCTGTCATTTAAGTTGGCAGTCGTTTTGGAATCGCTAGGCTTCTTCCATCTGCTGAAAGCTTATGTATTGTGTTGCCCGTTTTAATGCATCGGGTGTCTGTTGAGCAAGGACAAATTTCTCTAAAGGCTTCATGTTTGAATTTTACTGTATTATTACGCTAAACGCCCGGAAAAATATCACGAAAGTGTCTCATATTACAAAATTGATGTTTACTTGTTTCGCTGTTGCAACGTACTTTGGCCGTTGCTTTGAGGATAAAATTGCGattgaaaaagtggttacaatttgacttgCAAGTTCGATCAGTCACTTCAATGGGGTACCACAACGAGTGTCTTTCGGTGCAGCTACCTGTAAAACATAGTACGCGAAGTTAGGGGCGTACGTACATCGTACACCACCATGCACGTCATAACTTTGAGTCCCTTTATGCGGGACTCTTTATCAATATAAACCATGCATGAAGTTATACATgctttgttctattgttcttatgtatagacgaaataaatgaaatgaaatgtgagTCCCTCTATATACATGGGACTCGTACATTTAGTATGCCATAGCTGCTGTTATTGGCTTCTACCTTCAACCATTAAAAGTGGGGGCGGAGTTGCCAGTATTTTTCCgtgatgatgagaaattgagcAATGGCCTAAGCTAGGAAGGAAATTGAACGACGAATGCTTTCTTCAATGATGAATATAATGTCATTTAGTttgatgcatatatataaaccttACATCTTAACCGATTGCGATAAAATAAACTGTGTGAAATGACACATGTTTTTTGACGGTACTATAACGTGTAAGTGAAACAGTAAGTGTAAACTTTTATTAACTTAGGCCaaggctagtagtagtagtaagttagTGTATTACTACAGTAGTACTACGACTAGTCTAATTCACACTAggcaaggcctaacgttagaccTGCTATGCTAGTGCTACTACAACTAGAATACGGCAATTTCGCGTGTTCCCTAAACTCGCGTACTGTGTTATAGTTACATAGGCTATGTAGCTGCACTGGTACTTGATAGGCCCTGTAGCTGCTGTGTCCATTCGCCCATCGCCTCCGTGTATTTTCGATGCTGTAAtagatactgtacattactaGTTACGCTAGGACCAGTCTAATTTGACATTAAGCCTAGGCTAAACAGGGATCCAGAGAGGTTCCAACATAAGCATGTAGGGCCCTATATGccttcaatttttgttttagcATTTCAGTGTCACATAATTATTACATTGATTGTATACAAATGTTTCCTTTGGGTCACATTGaacaaattataatattttgtactGTTTCTCTGTCAggtaacattttcatttcaaagaatCAATAAGATTTAAAATAATAAAGGATGGTTCAATAAATTTCCCAATTATATATGTGAAAACTTGAATTAATTGAATGCACTAGCTAATTGATCAAAATTCAAATGTCCCATACGTCACACGCATATAATTAATTATGCAAAGTATGAACAAGTTATTAACTGAAAAATGTGAACCTCCAGCGACACCCTGAATTAACAGCTCGGGCACTTCTGGGCTTTGTATCTGCACATTCCCTAATTCACACTTAGTGGGACATATATTCGAACTAACATACAGTTTTTACTACTCATGACTAGCACAAATGTTGCCCTCTGACTCTTTGGCAACTTTACATTTGTCTCTTCATCAACCAATTAGAAAACTTCTTAgagtaaggtgaccagacgtccccgattttcggggacagcccctattacagtgtgctgtccccgaaaaacaagtgtccccgaaaatgtccccaattcctcaaaatgttcaggaatttcgaaaatatcccacattattagtaaataattgtaaaaacaaaatttagtcaagtgtgcagtcgcagaacggaactaaccagtatttcaggtgggccagtgcaaagtggaaacactgttaaaatatgctagatcgatctagcctagcactctttcgtaaagtaagtaaatttcatctaagaaaaatctatatattttgaaatttttttttttttttaagtatcaCCAtataagcaccttaggcacttgaacaTGTTCCAAAACAtttccttagacccctcccccatatcagtcatgcaataaatgtccctgatttccagtcaggcaaatatggtcaccttatctTAGAGTAATTTTCAATCGCATCTGCTAAAGTGAGTTTAAGCTTTGAGTGTCAGTAGAATACAAGTATCCAAGTCACTGAATTGAAATAAACTGGACAAAAGGTCTGCGACTCTCCTCCAAATAATTAAAGACGAGATACTTTTCTCTTCAATCTTTTACAACTAGCACATAGGTTGAGATATGTTATATCACTATACAAAATCTTCGGAGATCTGTAAACTGAATTCCGGGATCACACGCATTAACACCCAGAGTCGTATCTACGGCACTGGTAAGCTAGTACTGATatgagtgccccccccccccactgctgAAACTCTGAAGCTCTCCATGCATAAAATCTATGTAGACAATCAAAAACTTCAGACCTTTTAGCTTTAAAATGATACCTATAATTCCCTATTTCAATGAATTTTGAAAGTTAAGGTTCAAAAGGGACAATAGCTTGAAGTTGCCCCTTCTTTgatatttcttatattttgttttccagaTTTGCAGCAATAGGAAATACTTCAGTCATCGAACTACCTGAATCAACTTCTACGCGAGATACAGAACATtgtgtgtctttttttttatctattgtTCCAGCTAACAGCTGTGTAGGTTTCGTTATTAAAATGGAATCCGGGTGTAGGATACGTGGATTTCTCTATTCTTTTGCGATGTATATCATGTTAGTTCTGGCAATATCTGTCATTTTCACAGATGCCCAAGAGCCTTCCATAACAGCAATAATAAAAGGAAGTAACGATATAAATATAGGTGAAAATGGAGTCGTGCAGATCGAAGAGAATGCTCCGTCCAACCTTCAATTGATTGGAAGTGGTCTGCAAGAGGGTCAgagtattttatttattaaatcaAAGAGCCAGAGAGGGAACCCCTGTGGTGACGTGGAGAGGACCAAGGCATTCCGTATCGAGTTTGTCACAAATAATAGTGAATCTGGGGATATAAATACTTGTCTAGTGACTGTTTCATTAAGTTCAGTGTGGAGCAGTGACACGCTATACATGTGTTTGGAAGTATCGGAGAATGAATGGATACACCAGGGCGTTGACCCCTGGCTCACCATCACAGTGCACCCTCCGCTATTACCACTTTGGCTACAGATCTCTCTGATCGTAATACTTCTCGTGTTTTCCGGCCTCTTCAGTGGATTGAATTTAGGGCTCATGGCTCTGGACCCGACAgagttgaaaattcttcaaaactGTGGAGAACCCTCCGAGAAGAAATATGCCAAGCAGATATCGCCAATAAGAAAGACGGGTAACTATTTGCTGTGTACCCTTCTGTTAGGGAATGTTTTGGTGAACACTACGTTAACTGTCTTGCTCGATGACCTATCGTCCGGTATCTTCGCCGTCTTAGGTGCCACCGCGGGTATCGTCATATTTGGCGAGATAGTCCCGCAGAGCATCTGCTCCAGACACGGTTTAGCCATCGGAGCGAAGACACTCTTGATAACCAAATTTTTCATGGTAGTGActttcccggtgtcttggcccGTCAGTAAAATTTTAGATCTGATCCTGGGTCAAGAGATCGGTCAGGTGTACAATCGAGAACGTCTGCTAGAGTTACTCAAGGTGACGGACGAGTACAATGACCTCCGGAAGGAAGAAGTGGACATGATATCCGGCGCTCTGGAACTCAAGCGCAAGACAGTCTCGGACGTCATGACTCCCCTGACTGACTGTTTCATGTTAGACGAAGATGCCGTGTTGGACTTCAAGACCGTCACGGATATTATGCATAAAGGATTCACACGAATACCAGTCTACTCAAAAAGTCGGGAGAACATCACGGCACTACTCTTTGTCAAGGACTTGGCGTTTGTGGATCCTGACGACTGTACGCCCTTGAAGACCGTGGTGAAATTCTACAAACATCCTATCAACTTTGTCTTTGATGACACAACTCTTGATTACATGCTAACAGAATTCAAAAGAGGTAATAAATCATTTTTGAAAAACAGTCATTTTTACAAAACTGTTCCTTGAAATCTTGGCAAAACATTCAATTGAAAATACTTAACTTTCAGTTCTTTTGGTCAACTTTTACCAttgattttaaattaaaaacaacagttatttttacaaactGTTCTTGAAATCTTGGCAATAAACATTCAATTGAAATACTTCACAttcactttttttggccaactTTTAccattaatttaaattaaaaaagacaCTCCTAGGCTTTTCtgataataaacaaaataactaAAAAATCAGCAAGTCAATTGCACATGATTCTATTTGATCTGAAAGTGTTTATGAATAGGTTCATGCATATAGTTTGTGGTATGTTGACAAACtactgaaaatgaaatttttctGCACTGAGATTTGTGTAGCAAACATACTGCACTGTACATACTTATCAACACACCATTACTTGAGTATATATTTCacagttgtatttttttttggggggggggggggttttcATAAGAAATTGATAACTTGATACAGGCCAATCTAGGATTTTAAAATGGTGTGGCTGTGACCCTAGGGTTGTTGAAGTTGACTCCCGTGTAGAGGGAACTGGGgctcacctcccccccccaaaaaaaagctaTTAGACGTGAAGTGCTTGATATAAATGAGGTCTGTATTTAAAACTGGACACAAGGATGTGCTGTTAActtttatgttatgttaaaaaggtgttgcacacaccccccccccccctctttccaaAACAGATTCATGCCTGCTTAAATACATCAAAGTTTAGGTAAATATTAAGGTATGACACAGTACATTAACTTCTGCCTCTGCATATTTCCAACATATGTTGCTCCATTTTCTGTGAGTCTCtacttttatttaatatatattttagggCCTCGGGGGCAGATTAACTTTTCGCTAACGGAGTATACCCTTTaaagttaaataaatatatgacataaacaacaaatactgaaataatttccttttcctTCCAGGTGAATCTCACTTGGCTATAGTAAATCGTGTCAATAACGAGGGTGAGGGCGATCCTTTCTACGAAGTCTTAGGGTTGGTTACGCTGGAAGATGTCATCGAAGAATTGATCAAAGCAGAAATTGTTGATGAAACTGACCAATATAGTATGTGTTTCTACCTTATACTCTGTCTGACCTATGTTATTGTTCACATATTGCTATACCATATTCCTTGTTTCACTGATACTTCGTTTTCAGAACgatttaattaaaacaaaatataataaaactgtCAGCAAACTGCTTacccactagagagcctgtgtaagagaatgtgtaaaagtgagttggcctgacgtttcgatcctagcaggatcttcttcaaaggcttaatgacaagtaacagtaacagaagggacaataacaagcacagaatacagacaggttaatgagcatagtgaacacaaagagatagatgtaaggggattagtagacaagggatggagagaagaaagaaaccaacaggggaagaggagaagtAGGAggtaaacagtggagggacaaagagaggattaaaaggaagggggtagggaataaactggagaaggacaaagacagaaaggtgtggagaaaaaaagggtggaagagagctatgagaagaggagtgatggggggggggaaacaaggggagaaggaaggGGGGACAGAAcaatttatttactgtatttgGTGACCATGCCgaaggctcagtaacctttgcGATCGTGCTGGCGTGTGTGTaggtgtatgtatgggtgtgtgtggaTGTGGCATACAACCGGAGTtagtttatacttggtatgttgaTGTAACTACCACAACAACCACAAggtgaatcaatgtcatactcgTTAAAGTAGATACCCTGTGATGATAAAATTGTTTTAGGTTCccaattcatgaatattaataaatggGCTGGGCTCAGTGTAAAATTTGGTTCATACTGGTTTGGTGATGTTGGTACATAATGAGCACATTTTCATGACGTCTCCAACTtcatgtcattaatattcatcaaattgcaagaaatggcttTTAAACACAATACAAGAACCAAATGTTACATGGTTTTCATTATTGGTAAATAAGTTTTGCCACACTACATTCTTACAATCAACCGTGCtgttttttgtgtgcatatcatCAAAATTAATCAGTGAGCATAAAATTCTTAATCAGATATCACTGATATAGTGAGTTTAATTAGCTTTACACATATACTTGGATAATACGATgtaagtatatagatacatgcttatgagatcattaaatttgacctcgtgaatattcatgcatgtatctgtCTTTATACTATGTTACTTGATGGACCTTGTCAACATTTAAACTGATTCCTGGTAGTACGTGACTGTATATGTTGCcacattagtcaatagataaatCCCTCTTCAGTTTGGTGTGCAcaacttcatgaatattaacatgtatagCTTACTGCTCTATGAATGTGTTTGGGCATCATAAGCACTAAAcgtttttcgttttctggttggAATGTGCTGTTGCGAGTTTCTCAGCACATCTTGTATCGGTCTTACATTCGATGAGTGATACCAACTTTTTGCCCAACTTTCTGCAGTTGATAAAACATCAAAGAAGTCTAGACGGGATCACAATTATCGAAGAGACTACTCTGTGTTTGCCGAGCAGGATGATGATGTCAAACGACCAAAGATATCACCCCAGTTGTCCCTGGCAACATTCCAGTTTCTCTCAGCAGGTATaaaattgtctattttataACATGAAAGTATGCCTCAATTCATGCcgttagttttgtttttgtttttaggaCCCAAACGACATATCAACAGATGGTTAGAAATTTACCAGTGATCCAAGGACATTACAAATAGACATGATGAAACAGAAATAGTCAAGGGCTCAGTTCCAGAATGATTTAATTCATGGCAAACGTAATGCCAAGTCATTAGGCCGACTGcttaataaaaacataagaTTACAGATCCACTCATTTCAGATCAATACAAGGCTGTTTGCAAAGACTACGACAAATTCAAACTTTGTAGGACTCGAACAACGTAGAACCTCAAGGACTATGCTAATCATATGATGATTTATTCGGCTGTGGAAATCATGACATGCAATGCCACTTTCTGTGGTTCATACAGTTTACAATCAATCTTAACTGGGATAACACGGTGATGGCTTGCTATTAGGGTAAATTTATTCACTGCATGATCTGCGTAGTGACCATTTGAGTTCTCACTTCAAATGTTGTAGAATGTAGGATTATTTCAAATTCAGCGGATTGGACTGACTCCTAATATACTTTTAAACATAATGAGGCCTCCAAATTCATGCTGTTTtttttactggctaaatgccagttGATTTTGACAATTGCCAGAAGAAGGACAACACACTTGTATTTGTCGGCCAGTAGACATCAAGATAATAAAGCtaaacattgaaataaaaaatgaaaacaataaataaaaaacaataacataaatgtgaacattgaaataaacaaataaaaattaaacaaaacatcAATCTAAGCATTGAAATACACAAACCTGGGGAACAATCACCAGTAAAAGTGAAAAGCGGCCCCATTTCTGTACGTAACATAAGCCCTGTACTACTGTTTATTATCAGCAGATATTATTGggctgttccccccccccaccccctcctccaatGTGTTTACATTAATTGATGTACCCACCCCTTCCAGAGTACATTTAATTGATCAATGTAAGTGAGTGTAATTAAGGAAAAATGCCAAAGAGAACCTTGGTTTTTAGTCTGTAGTGTTTTTTTTAAGCACTTCACATGTCTTGTAGCAAGCAGCTAAACTTGTGAATTTGGTAGGCCTTGATAAATGTCAGCTGACAGAGTACCATTTGTCAGCCCACGAGCAACTATCGAGGCTTTTGGATGTCTTTGCAGAGGTGAAACCATTCCAGAGGGAGTTCATGTCCGAAACCATCCTCCATCGGTTGCTGCAGCAGGATATCATATACGATGTGACCCGGAAGGAGGATGAAGAAGAAATCTACCTCTTTACCCACGGCGTACCCGTCGACTACTTCATCATGGTCCTACAGGGTCGAGTGGAGGTCACcataggaaaagaaaatttgGTCTTTGAGCAAGGACCGTTTTCATATTTCGGTCAGCAGGCACTGGTCGCCCCTTCAGGtaatagtttattttttttagttgttatgatttgattttttttttatttaatttga
Above is a genomic segment from Apostichopus japonicus isolate 1M-3 chromosome 5, ASM3797524v1, whole genome shotgun sequence containing:
- the LOC139968002 gene encoding metal transporter CNNM4-like, translating into MESGCRIRGFLYSFAMYIMLVLAISVIFTDAQEPSITAIIKGSNDINIGENGVVQIEENAPSNLQLIGSGLQEGQSILFIKSKSQRGNPCGDVERTKAFRIEFVTNNSESGDINTCLVTVSLSSVWSSDTLYMCLEVSENEWIHQGVDPWLTITVHPPLLPLWLQISLIVILLVFSGLFSGLNLGLMALDPTELKILQNCGEPSEKKYAKQISPIRKTGNYLLCTLLLGNVLVNTTLTVLLDDLSSGIFAVLGATAGIVIFGEIVPQSICSRHGLAIGAKTLLITKFFMVVTFPVSWPVSKILDLILGQEIGQVYNRERLLELLKVTDEYNDLRKEEVDMISGALELKRKTVSDVMTPLTDCFMLDEDAVLDFKTVTDIMHKGFTRIPVYSKSRENITALLFVKDLAFVDPDDCTPLKTVVKFYKHPINFVFDDTTLDYMLTEFKRGESHLAIVNRVNNEGEGDPFYEVLGLVTLEDVIEELIKAEIVDETDQYIDKTSKKSRRDHNYRRDYSVFAEQDDDVKRPKISPQLSLATFQFLSAEVKPFQREFMSETILHRLLQQDIIYDVTRKEDEEEIYLFTHGVPVDYFIMVLQGRVEVTIGKENLVFEQGPFSYFGQQALVAPSDDSPALSQGSTPSTPSSLRAAIFKPDFTVRLLSDIQYLKVTGAQYHAASVATKMERELHNTESSTEVFSKQWKKTQKKPVVENQPENAIPNNQLPGPDEEASSEDYSPQVNLLQKHPKESTA